One genomic region from Vibrio cyclitrophicus encodes:
- the dnaA gene encoding chromosomal replication initiator protein DnaA codes for MSSSLWLQCLQQLQEELPATEFSMWVRPLQAELNDNTLTLFAPNRFVLDWVRDKYLNSINRLLQEYCGNDIPHLHFEVGSKRVIAPKPATPAPARTRTAADVAAESSAPAQLQARKPVHNIWRDEEPVAVDLNHRSNVNPKHKFNNFVEGKSNQLGLAAARQVSDNPGTAYNPLFLYGGTGLGKTHLLHAVGNAIVDNKPNAKVVYMHSERFVQDMVKALQNNAIEEFKRYYRSVDALLIDDIQFFANKERSQEEFFHTFNALLEGNQQIILTSDRYPKEINGVEDRLKSRFGWGLTVAIEPPELETRVAILMKKAEDHQIHLADEVAFFIAKRLRSNVRELEGALNRVIANANFTGRPITIDFVREALRDLLALQEKLVTIDNIQKTVAEYYKIKVADLLSKRRSRSVARPRQLAMALAKELTNHSLPEIGDAFGGRDHTTVLHACRKIAQLREESHDIKEDYSNLIRTLSS; via the coding sequence GTGTCATCTTCGCTTTGGTTGCAGTGTTTGCAACAGCTTCAAGAAGAGTTACCAGCTACAGAATTCAGTATGTGGGTTCGTCCGTTACAAGCGGAACTCAATGACAATACTCTAACTCTATTTGCACCGAACCGTTTCGTACTCGATTGGGTTCGCGATAAGTATCTAAATAGCATTAACCGTTTACTGCAAGAATATTGTGGTAACGATATCCCACATCTGCATTTTGAAGTGGGAAGCAAGCGCGTGATTGCTCCTAAACCTGCGACACCAGCACCGGCGCGTACACGTACGGCAGCCGATGTGGCCGCTGAGTCATCCGCACCTGCGCAGTTACAAGCTCGTAAGCCTGTTCACAATATCTGGCGCGATGAAGAGCCTGTGGCGGTTGACCTTAACCACCGTTCAAACGTGAACCCAAAGCATAAGTTTAATAACTTTGTTGAAGGTAAGTCGAACCAACTGGGTTTGGCTGCGGCACGTCAGGTTTCTGATAACCCAGGAACAGCTTATAACCCGTTGTTTTTGTATGGTGGTACTGGTTTAGGTAAAACGCACTTGTTGCATGCGGTGGGTAATGCCATTGTCGATAATAAACCGAATGCTAAAGTGGTTTACATGCACTCCGAGCGCTTTGTTCAAGACATGGTGAAAGCGCTCCAAAACAATGCGATCGAAGAATTTAAACGTTACTACCGTAGTGTTGATGCTTTGCTTATCGATGATATCCAATTCTTCGCTAATAAAGAGCGCTCTCAAGAAGAGTTCTTCCATACCTTTAACGCACTGCTTGAAGGCAACCAACAGATCATCCTAACTTCTGACCGTTATCCTAAAGAGATCAACGGGGTAGAGGATCGCCTTAAATCTCGCTTCGGTTGGGGTTTGACGGTTGCGATTGAGCCACCAGAGCTTGAAACGCGGGTTGCTATCTTGATGAAGAAAGCAGAAGACCACCAAATCCACCTTGCGGATGAAGTGGCTTTCTTTATTGCTAAGCGTCTACGTTCTAACGTTCGTGAACTGGAAGGCGCATTGAACCGTGTTATCGCGAATGCGAACTTCACTGGTCGCCCGATTACGATCGATTTCGTACGTGAAGCACTGCGTGACCTACTTGCACTGCAAGAGAAATTGGTCACCATTGATAATATTCAGAAGACAGTAGCCGAGTACTACAAAATCAAAGTAGCCGATCTCTTGTCGAAACGTCGCTCTCGTTCTGTTGCTCGTCCACGTCAATTGGCGATGGCTCTGGCTAAAGAGCTAACAAACCACAGCTTGCCTGAGATTGGCGATGCATTCGGTGGCCGTGACCACACGACTGTACTGCATGCTTGTCGTAAAATTGCTCAGCTGCGTGAAGAGAGCCACGACATTAA